The stretch of DNA CCTCAATAATATCTGCTAAATCACGACGCATACATAATTTACTGCCTCGGATATCTAATTCTACGCCAGAGCCCATAGGTGCTCTGCGGATCAAAGAAAATCGAGTATTTGGAGTGATCCCCATCGATAGGAGTTTGCGCTTTACAACAGCAGGTAGATCAATTTGCCCTACCTGAGAAATTCTGGCGAAATCGCCTGGACTTAATTCACTTAACTTCATTGTGCATTCCACCTAATTACAGGCCTCAACTCTCTTTGAATTGGTATCGATTTTAAATGACCATTGGATTAAAAAACCTTACCTAGATCAATATTTCGAACTGTAAACGATAATAATTTT from Shewanella sp. Choline-02u-19 encodes:
- a CDS encoding FeoA family protein, which produces MKLSELSPGDFARISQVGQIDLPAVVKRKLLSMGITPNTRFSLIRRAPMGSGVELDIRGSKLCMRRDLADIIEVEKSNG